One stretch of Pelmatolapia mariae isolate MD_Pm_ZW linkage group LG3_W, Pm_UMD_F_2, whole genome shotgun sequence DNA includes these proteins:
- the LOC134624551 gene encoding RLA class II histocompatibility antigen, DP alpha-1 chain-like, which yields MKMKELLLFLSCVLCVYTDSLHTDIHVVGCSDVNGEVMFGLDREELWYADFEKQMGVSPQPPFIDSITFEDGTYETAVINLYICRQNLQHTREGLKEYPLQYDAPSGVMIYTRDEVELRVKNTLICHVTGFYPAPVKVSWTKNGRITTEGSSINTPYPNKNGTFTQIARLQFIPQQGDVYSCTVEHLGLTDPLTKTYNVDTPEKPKPSVGPAVFCGLGVIIGVLSAAGGTFFILKANKCI from the exons atgaagatgaaggagctgctcctcttcctctcctgtgtGCTCTGTGTCTACACTGATT CTCTACATACGGACATTCATGTCGTTGGCTGTTCAGACGTTAATGGAGAGGTCATGTTTGGACTGGATCGTGAAGAACTCTGGTACGCAGACTTTGAGAAACAGATGGGTGTTTCCCCCCAGCCACCTTTTATCGATTCCATCACCTTTGAAGATGGAACTTATGAAACAGCTGTGATTAATTTATATATCTGCAGACAGAACCTGCAGCATACTCGGGAGGGTTTGAAGGAGTACCCTTTACAATATG ATGCTCCTTCAGGTGTGATGATCTACACCAGAGACGAGGTGGAGCTCAGAGTTAAAAACACTCTGATCTGTCATGTGACTGGTTTCTATCCTGCTCCTGTCAAAGTCTCCTGGACCAAGAATGGACGGATTACAACTGAAGGATCCAGCATCAACACTCCCTATCCCAACAAAAACGGAACCTTCACCCAGATCGCCAGACTGCAGTTCATCCCACAGCAGGGAGACGTCTACAGCTGTACAGTGGAACATCTGGGTCTGACCGACCCACTGACCAAGACCTATA ATGTGGACACACCTGAGAAGCCTAAGCCCAGTGTTGGACCTGCAGTGTTCTGTGGACTCGGTGTGATTATCGGCGTACTCAGTGCTGCAGGTGGAACCTTCTTCATCCTCAAAGCAAACAAATGCATCTGA